The stretch of DNA TGGTGGATGAATCTTTTTGCTTATCAGGTGTCCTATCAAGAAAAGATTTGCTTCGAGCCAGTATCGGTAAGCAGGATTTAAACTCTCTTCCCGTCAATATTATTATGACGCGGATGCCTAATATTGCGGTTTGTAAGCGGGATGATTTGCTTCTGGATGTGGCAAAAACGCTGCTTGAGAAACAAATCGACTGTGTGCCTGTTGTGAAAAAAACTGACAAAGGGCAGGAAGTAACCGGCCGGGTCACCAAAACAACGATTACCCGGGCTCTTGTGTCCCTGACAGATGATCATTAAAAGAAAGGCGGCTACCATGCATGACTGATCCGATCATTTATATTGTATCCGATTCCGTCGGTGAAACAGCAGAACTTGTCACAAAAGCAGCTTTAAGCCAGTTCAGCGGCCCTCACGCCGTCATTAAACGATTTCCTTACGTAGAGGACCCATCCCATATTGATGAGGTCATTAACCTGGCCAGGGAAGATGGCGGGATTATTGTATACACGCTTGTAAAACCGGATATTCGTGCATACATGATTAAATCTGCGGATGTGAATAATATAGAGGTCATTGACTTAATCGGCCCGCTTATGGACCAGCTTGAATCAATGTACACTATGCAGCCATTATTCGAACCGGGGCTTGTACGGCGCCTGGATGAGGATTATTTCAAAAAGGTGGATGCGATTGAATTTGCGGTAAAGTACGATGATGGACGTGATCCACGCGGATTGTTAAAAGCTGATATTATCTTAATCGGTGTATCGCGCACATCCAAAACACCGCTTTCACAATTTTTAGCCCATAAACGGGTAAAAGTAGCAAATGTACCGATTGTACCGGAAGTAGACCCGCCGCAGGAATTATTCACGATTCCAAAAGAAAAGTGCATCGGCTTGAAGATCAGTCCAGAAAAGCTGAATTCGATTCGTCGTGAGCGGCTGATTTCTTTAGGACTGGACGACAGCGCCAGCTATGCGGATGTAGAACGTATAAAAAAAGAATTAACGTATTTCGAGGAGATTACGGCGAGAATTGGCTGCGACGTCATCGATGTAACCAACAAAGCGGTGGAAGAAACAGCGAATATTATTATGAGCCTTTATCGAAGCCGAAAAAGTACATAATCAGTCGATTATGTACTTTTCATTTTCATGGAAATGTTCTATAATAAAAAATTGTGATAAAAATGTTCAAAAAGGTTTAGACCTGCCTTCAAAAGAATAAACTATCTATGTAACCCTTCAGGTGGCAGTCTTTACCCAGCAAGAAGTTCTTTTCGACGAACTTTTGTGCGAAAAGAAGGATTCTACTCACGTTTGTAGAATAAATAACAAAATACGATTTTACAGCTGGTGATGTCATTTGTCCAGAAGAATACCTGAAGAAACCATTCAGCAAATTAAACAGGGTGTTGAGATCGCTGATGTAATCGGGGAGTATGTTCAGTTGAAAAAGCAGGGCCGGAATTACTTCGGTTTATGCCCATTTCATGGTGAAAACTCACCGTCTTTCTCAGTATCGCCAGAGAAACAAATTTATCATTGTTTCGGCTGCGGCGCTGGAGGGAACGCGTTTACCTTTTTAATGGAAATCGACCAGATTCCGTTTCAGGAAGCGGCGGCAAGACTTGCTGACCGTGCAGGAATCACACTGGATATTTCCCCATCAGAAAGCGAAGAAACGACAAAAACAGATGAGAATGCCGATCTGTATGAAGCGCATGAACTGATGGCGAAATTTTACCGGCACCTGCTTCTGAATACAGAAGAAGGAAGTGAGGCGCTTTTTTATTTGCGCAAGCGCGGATTTACAGACGAAGACATTGACCGCTTTCAAATCGGCTGGGCACTGCCGCAGCCTGAATTTGCGTTAAACATTCTTACAAAACGCGGTTTTTCTGTTGAACGAATGGAACAGGCTGGCCTGCTGGTTAAAAACGAAGAAACCGGCCGTTACTTTGATCGGTTTCGCGGCAGGATTATGTTTCCCCTTCATGATCAAAAGGGGCGTGTGTCCGGATTTTCCGGCCGCGACCTTGGAGAAGGGCAGCCAAAATATTTAAATTCACCCGAGACACCCATTTTTCATAAGAGCAGCCTTTTGTACCACTTTCATGCAGCAAGAACAGCAATCAAAAAGCAAAAACAATTTATTCTTTTTGAAGGTTTTGCCGATGTTATTGCAGCGGTAAGAGCCGGTTTTCATCAATCGGTAGCCGTTATGGGTACCGCTCTTACGGAAGAGCACATCAGGCAGTTAAAGCGCATTTGTGATCAAGCGGTCATTTGTTATGACGGGGACAAAGCTGGCTTAAATGCTGCTTATAAAGCGGCCAATATGCTTGACAGTCACGATATCGGCGTAAAAGTCACGATTCTTCCCGAGCAGCTTGATCCTGATGAATTTATCAGGCAAAAAGGTACAGATGCTTTTTCTGCTTATATAAAGGATTCTTCGCTTACACTGATGGCATTTAAAATGGAGTTTTTAAAGCGCGGAAAAAATATGCGGGATGATGAACAAAAGTTCCGCTATATTGAAGAAGTGCTGACAGAAATCTCCGGATTAAAAAAAGCAGTAGAGCGGGATCATTACTTACGCCGGCTGGCTGATGAATTTTCACTGTCTCTGCAGGCACTGCAGGAACAGGAAAAAGCATTATTCTTAAAAAAACGTCCGGTGCGGCCGGCCCTGCCTCAAAAAGAGGAACTTCCCGCAAATGTTCCACAGCGGGAACGGAAGATCCGACAGTATCCGCGTCATGAAACAGCTGAAAGAAGACTGCTGGCTCATATGCTGGCCAATCCTGAGCTCGCAGAACGAATCCGGATGATGCTTCAAGGAGATTCGTTTTCCATAGATGAGCACCAGGCACTGTTTACGTATTTGCTTGGATATTATGAACAAACAACAGAACCGGATATGGCGTCTTTTTTGTCTGTACTGCAGGACAGCCAGCTCAGGCGTCTCGCTGTCGACATCAGCTTAACAACTGTCAGCGGCGAGCCTGGCGAGGAAGAGCTTTCCGATTATGTAAAAGAAATTCAAAAACAGCATTGCCGTTTGGAAATCGAAGAGAAAAAAAGAGAGCGGATTGAGGCAGAAAAACGTCATGATTATGTAGGAGCTGCCCGAATTTTGCATGAAATCATTTCGCTTGAAAAACAACTCGCCCGCTAAGATTGTCCAGGAAGTTGGAAGGAGGGGGACTAATGGCTGAAAAGTCAACACGTTCCAAAGAAGCTGAATTAACACTTGAAAAAGCAAAAGAACTTATTATCGAGACAGGTAAACAAAGAGGAGAATTAACATACAATTACGTAGCGGACAAATTAGCCTCGTTTGAAGTGGATTCCGGTCAGATTGATGAGTTTTACGAATCCCTTACAGAGCAGGGAGTAGAACTCGTTGATGAAGCAGAAAGCAACGATGACGGCGATCCGAACATCCAGGAGCTTGAAAAAGAAAATGAGGAGTTTGATTTAAACGACTTAAGTGTTCCTCCTGGAGTGAAAATCAACGATCCCGTTCGTATGTACTTAAAAGAAATTGGCCGTGTTGATCTTTTGTCTGCCCAGGAAGAAATTGAACTGGCTCACCGGATTGAAGAGGGAGATGAAGAAGCAAAACGACGTTTAGCAGAAGCGAACCTGCGTCTTGTTGTCAGCATTGCCAAACGTTATGTAGGCCGTGGCATGCTGTTCCTTGATTTGATTCAAGAAGGAAATATGGGCTTAATCAAAGCGGTTGAAAAGTTCGACTACCGTAAAGGGTTTAAATTCAGTACGTATGCCACATGGTGGATTCGCCAGGCTATTACCCGTGCCATTGCTGACCAGGCCCGTACCATTCGTATCCCGGTTCATATGGTTGAAACGATTAATAAATTAATTCGTGTACAGCGCCAGCTTCTTCAGGATCTTGGCCGCGAACCGGCACCGGAAGAAATTGCAGAAGAAATGGATCTAACACCTGAAAAAGTACGTGAAATTTTAAAGATTGCGCAAGAGCCTGTTTCACTTGAAACACCAATTGGGGAAGAAGATGATTCACATCTTGGCGACTTTATTGAAGACCAGGAAGCGACTTCTCCGTCTGAACACGCTGCTTATGAGTTGTTGAAAGAGCAGCTTGAAGACGTGCTCGATACCTTAACGGACCGGGAAGAAAATGTTCTTCGCCTGCGTTTCGGCCTTGATGATGGACGGACACGGACACTTGAAGAAGTAGGTAAAGTATTTGGTGTAACGCGTGAGCGTATCCGCCAAATTGAAGCAAAAGCCCTTCGTAAGCTCCGCCATCCAAGCC from Domibacillus sp. DTU_2020_1001157_1_SI_ALB_TIR_016 encodes:
- the rpoD gene encoding RNA polymerase sigma factor RpoD, whose translation is MAEKSTRSKEAELTLEKAKELIIETGKQRGELTYNYVADKLASFEVDSGQIDEFYESLTEQGVELVDEAESNDDGDPNIQELEKENEEFDLNDLSVPPGVKINDPVRMYLKEIGRVDLLSAQEEIELAHRIEEGDEEAKRRLAEANLRLVVSIAKRYVGRGMLFLDLIQEGNMGLIKAVEKFDYRKGFKFSTYATWWIRQAITRAIADQARTIRIPVHMVETINKLIRVQRQLLQDLGREPAPEEIAEEMDLTPEKVREILKIAQEPVSLETPIGEEDDSHLGDFIEDQEATSPSEHAAYELLKEQLEDVLDTLTDREENVLRLRFGLDDGRTRTLEEVGKVFGVTRERIRQIEAKALRKLRHPSRSKRLKDFLE
- the dnaG gene encoding DNA primase; translation: MSRRIPEETIQQIKQGVEIADVIGEYVQLKKQGRNYFGLCPFHGENSPSFSVSPEKQIYHCFGCGAGGNAFTFLMEIDQIPFQEAAARLADRAGITLDISPSESEETTKTDENADLYEAHELMAKFYRHLLLNTEEGSEALFYLRKRGFTDEDIDRFQIGWALPQPEFALNILTKRGFSVERMEQAGLLVKNEETGRYFDRFRGRIMFPLHDQKGRVSGFSGRDLGEGQPKYLNSPETPIFHKSSLLYHFHAARTAIKKQKQFILFEGFADVIAAVRAGFHQSVAVMGTALTEEHIRQLKRICDQAVICYDGDKAGLNAAYKAANMLDSHDIGVKVTILPEQLDPDEFIRQKGTDAFSAYIKDSSLTLMAFKMEFLKRGKNMRDDEQKFRYIEEVLTEISGLKKAVERDHYLRRLADEFSLSLQALQEQEKALFLKKRPVRPALPQKEELPANVPQRERKIRQYPRHETAERRLLAHMLANPELAERIRMMLQGDSFSIDEHQALFTYLLGYYEQTTEPDMASFLSVLQDSQLRRLAVDISLTTVSGEPGEEELSDYVKEIQKQHCRLEIEEKKRERIEAEKRHDYVGAARILHEIISLEKQLAR
- a CDS encoding pyruvate, water dikinase regulatory protein encodes the protein MTDPIIYIVSDSVGETAELVTKAALSQFSGPHAVIKRFPYVEDPSHIDEVINLAREDGGIIVYTLVKPDIRAYMIKSADVNNIEVIDLIGPLMDQLESMYTMQPLFEPGLVRRLDEDYFKKVDAIEFAVKYDDGRDPRGLLKADIILIGVSRTSKTPLSQFLAHKRVKVANVPIVPEVDPPQELFTIPKEKCIGLKISPEKLNSIRRERLISLGLDDSASYADVERIKKELTYFEEITARIGCDVIDVTNKAVEETANIIMSLYRSRKST